The sequence TCCATCCAGATGGCACCCTCTAACTTATcttttagggtctgtttggaagtaaggatgaaaaaacaaaaggatagAAAAAAGGGAGGATGGAGAAAATACCAATTCTCCATCATGTAAAAAGAGATGCAAGAATGAAAGAATAGAAAATACCAACAAATTtcctttgtttggttgagaagaaaatgaaagaaaagaaataacaattGTCAATTTACTGTTATACAATTTACTATTATACAATTTACTGTAACACAAACTCACACAAAAACACCTTATCTTTCTCTAGcttctattttctctctaaatgggAGAATCTAGCTAGCGAAGATTAAGATTACCAAATCCATCAGTCCCAACAAGTCTCTGgtccaaaaccctaaacctgtCTTTAACTTAGATCTCAAGCACAGGCTGACCACCTGCCTGGTGATTAACCAGAAATCTGACCCATTTCTGGAGACTCAGAGCCCCATTTAGGAGGCATAACCGGCCCAAGACTCCGCTCTTCAATTGGAAGATCAACACCTAGTGCTCAAAATGACCATGTCGATGATGAAAATAAGTTGCAAAAAGAATGTTCTTGGAAGGGGCAAGAGGAGGGGTCAAGAAAGTAGGTCTTGGCCTTGGTGCAATGGAACTTGCAGGCGGCAACATTTTAAGCAGATAGATAAGGGTCAAAATAGTACACTTTTCTTCCCATATTTTCTCACTTTTGGATGGGGAACATTTTGTGGGTCCAGGGAGTACTTTCTTTCCACCTGGTTTTTTTCCCTACCAAACAGAAGAAAATTGTaatctctctcctcttttcctTCCCCAAGCGTTCATCCTCCCTAAAAGACCTCATACCAAACAAGTCTCCCGTTCAATCACCCTAGACTGTCTCAGAATTGTATAGGTACTTCTGACTCCTTATAAACgattattttagttttactgAACCCTAAGTATTGATTCACAATGAGCAGCAGAATTCCAGCACTTTTTCACCTCTAGAAGTGTTCATTTccactttttttaatgaataagttaattcatcaaaaaatagACAAGAACATGCAAGACTATAAAGAATTCTAAACAAAGCTGACATACTGCAGATACAATCAGaacaaaatacaattgacttgctACTATCACATAGCATTCATACAAAATTTATATCCTATCTACCAATCAGTTGTAACTGTCTCCTAGGCTTGACCATACACTGCACACAAATGGTTTGATTAACATAGATTGACCCTCAGTTTCAGAGGAACTCAACAAGCAACAGAAAAATTTAAAGACTTAATATGCTTCAGTAAAGCCAGTATGTGGTTGGTTTTGCTTCCACAAGACATTTCAACCCTCATAGCTAACAACTATCTTTGGTAATCAACTCTAATGTCCCAAGCTAACAGACAGTGCGACACCTTACGATGCATGTAAcacttcaatttatttatttgatagtaatcaaagatttttatttatttatttttagaaaagcATACCCATGTACAAAGGATGCTAAAATCACAAATCTCTTTGAggcaccatttttttttttcacaaattagAAATTCCCCTAAAATAGAAAAGGCGTGACCACTCAAAGCAGCCATCCAATCGTGCCTGGAGtgtaataaaaacaaagttaacTCAAAAGGCAAACCCTCAACCCTTTCAAAAGTATATTGGTAGCATAATCTACAAATAGTCCGCAAGATGAATAATGGAATTTTCCCCCATAAGCAAAACGATGCCTACCAAATCCATTATCCAACAAACCAACAAATCCACTGCCCTTTTTGGCATAATCCAATGGAGTTTGAACAAACAAACCACCAATGACCATAGTCTACGCCCATAACCCCAATGAATGAGCAAATGGTTTGTAGATTATCCATAGTGAGAATCTTTCCTCTAGCAGCTGTCCATGTGAAGAAAGTTACTTATGTAGGAATCTTAACactccaaatgcttttccacaAAAGAAATGAGGGCTTCCACTAGTAAGAGCCTGATAATACGACTTAACCTTGAATATACATCTCCTAGTTCCAACACATTCTGTCTTCCCCATCTCTAGTAATTTTAGTGGAATAGAGAAGGTAGAGAAAAGAATGTAAAAACTTCATTTCCCAATCATGGACAATCTAGTGAACATAATGTCCCAATAATTAGCTACACTGTTCCATCACATATAGTCCCTCACAAAAGCCTCCTCATTTTGGGCTATTTGAAATACTGCAAGAAAGCCTCCTTAATGATCACCAACCCACACCATGGATCATGCCGAGAACAAATATGAAATACACTACCCAGTTCAAGCTTGATGAATTTAGAGAACCTCACCCAGCCGTTGCAAATATGTTTCCAAAGAGGCAATCCATAAGGTTCATTGATCACCCCCAAAACCCAATCTCTCCCATGATatccatatttttttatctactaCTGCTCTCTATATTGTGTCTTCTTCCGTGGCATAGCGCCAAATCCACTTTCCCAATAACACATCATTAAAACATAGGAAACTACAAATGCACAGACCATGATATTGAATCAGCTAACAAACTATCTTCTAATTTACCAAGTGAAACTTCAACATTGAAAATGTAGGAGTCCCAGTGATTTTTTTGATAGCTCATGAAACCTCTGATGCCCAGGCCATCATATTGAAATTGCCTCATGCTTTGTCTCCATTCATGGTTTTGACTGCTTCTACAACTTCCACCTCCTCGAAAGGTCTTTCCAACCCAACTGCCTCCTCACTGTCAAGTATTTTCAATTGCAGCCCATCTAGTGTTGGTATCCAATTTAGTGTTTCATAATGCAGATTTTATATAACTGTAAAATGCCCCCCTTAATCTCATCTGCATTTCTTGTTGCATTTCCCTCAAAGAATAGACTCCCAATAAAACTATTTCTACAGTGTGAATTAGCCCAGCGATGAGTGTGACAAAATTAACGCTTTTGAGGGAGACAATACCAACTAAGTGTTTGTTTGGTGTTACTTTTTCCATTGGTATATTTTgcttgccaagagccttgtagctcaaaaGGCACCTCCTGATCTTTCCAATAAAAACCTCTAGGGTTCAAATTCCCCTCCCCCATTGTTGTAACCTAGGTAACACAAACACCTCATTTAGGGTGCCGTACTAGTGTCATACCGGCTATTTCATGTTgtaattttttagaaagttttcgTGTCGTTGTGTTGTCCCTATACCCGTGTCCGTGTTTGTGCTTCCTAGGTTGTAACTATTCAATTGGtttattttgctttaaaaatCAACTGAGcatgtatccaaaaaaaaaaggtaaggcTGGTAATACATTCTGTTTTAGAATGCAAAATATATAAACCACACAGGAACTAAACAGAGAAATATCATAGCACTAACAATTATATAAGCTAAATTATAAGTTataaacaacccaaaaaaaaaaaattgcttagcAAAGAAGACATTTACATTACCTCCCCATGGAAAGAACACCCTTTACATGTTTGACATCACTAAATTCACCAACAACAGTTTTTTCACCTTCTCTTCTTTGCTCTTCATTCAATGGGGCTATTCTTCCACCCACAACATCAGCCACTTGGGCAACAAATCCCTTATCAACCTACAAATACAGTACACACTAATCCCATTATCACACACATCAATTCAAACAACAAGTACATTATACAACATAATCAGCTTCAtcaaaaaaatcatgaaaatacCCGAAAAAAGTGATTGGTATTGTAACATCCCAACCGAACAAGCTTGAAAATGTGGTCAACGGTTTTGGGTGCAACGGTTGGTAAGAAACCGAATTCGATATCTCCATAGTTTGTCTGTTTTGCTAAAATgttacacacaaaaataaactaaaacccaacaaaaattttactaaaaccaaaccaaattacattaaaataatcgAAAAATAAGAACCTGGAACACCACACGAACAGAACCCAGTTGGGGTTCTTCTTGGGACAGTGCGCTAACTGAAATAACTGATGCCACGCACCAGAGTAAGCTAAAGGGGATCCATAAATTCCATGcccacatttttcttttttagctcCAAAATTAGGTGTATGATCTGAATATTTTTGACTTTACGagtatcaaaatcaaaaatattactatagtattttttttttttttgggtaaatactATAGTATCTATATGATATGAGAAACTTCTCACATTTTGGTTCTTGactccaaaaagaaagaaatattggATGTGGAAATTGGGCTGGGTATTGGGCCTATTGGGAGAAGGGTTTGGGCTAATATTTGTGTATTCACTTTTTTACATAGACAAAATCAAAATGACTCTAAAATTTTGAGGATATGAATTGTACTAATTGATAGTATAGAAACTATTTTTGCATGATTTTGTATGTTgagctttttgtttttatgactTGGAAGGTGCTTTGCTCATAATACTTCCCAATGGGCTTCTACTTGCAATCTTGGGGACCCGC comes from Castanea sativa cultivar Marrone di Chiusa Pesio chromosome 3, ASM4071231v1 and encodes:
- the LOC142626668 gene encoding peptidyl-prolyl cis-trans isomerase CYP23; translated protein: MWAWNLWIPFSLLWCVASVISVSALSQEEPQLGSVRVVFQTNYGDIEFGFLPTVAPKTVDHIFKLVRLGCYNTNHFFRVDKGFVAQVADVVGGRIAPLNEEQRREGEKTVVGEFSDVKHVKGVLSMGRYEDPNSAQSSFSMLLGDAPHLDGQYAIFGRVTRGEETLKKFEQLPTRREGIFVMPTERITILSTYYYDTEMESCETERSVLKRKLAASAVEIERQRMKCFP